Proteins from a single region of Pseudodesulfovibrio portus:
- a CDS encoding hydrogenase maturation nickel metallochaperone HypA/HybF, producing the protein MHEMSIVESILGILREEMVKHDGKRLKKVTIRNGRLAGVVTEALEFAWEALIPGGEFDGAELEVIEVPVKVTCGECGEEFSPEHNRCMPCPKCDALLGHKVLEGKELLIDSIEVDDQL; encoded by the coding sequence ATGCATGAAATGTCCATCGTCGAATCCATCCTCGGCATCCTGCGCGAAGAGATGGTCAAACATGACGGCAAGAGGCTCAAGAAGGTGACCATCAGAAACGGCCGCCTGGCCGGCGTGGTCACCGAAGCCCTGGAGTTCGCATGGGAGGCGCTTATCCCCGGCGGCGAATTCGACGGAGCCGAACTGGAAGTGATCGAGGTGCCGGTCAAGGTGACCTGCGGCGAGTGCGGAGAGGAATTCTCGCCCGAGCACAATCGGTGCATGCCCTGCCCCAAGTGCGACGCCCTGCTCGGCCACAAGGTTCTCGAAGGTAAGGAACTGCTCATCGACTCCATTGAAGTGGATGACCAGCTATAG
- the hypB gene encoding hydrogenase nickel incorporation protein HypB, with protein sequence MSQEVPIVRNVLEANDRLSDELNKKFRVKKILCLNLMSSPGAGKTTLLERTLTDLKDEFRMAVIEGDLQTDNDAQRVAATGAQAVQINTEGGCHLDSGMVMDALKSIDTEGLDILFVENVGNLVCPAEFNVGEDYKVTLLSVAEGDDKPEKYPFMFHISAVMLLNKVDLLPYVDFDLDKAKAHATKLNKDIKVMPISARTGENMEAWYEWLREKRAEKL encoded by the coding sequence ATGTCCCAGGAAGTCCCCATCGTCAGAAACGTGCTGGAAGCCAACGACCGTCTGTCCGATGAGTTGAACAAAAAATTTCGGGTCAAGAAGATCCTGTGCCTGAACCTCATGAGTTCTCCGGGCGCGGGCAAGACCACACTGCTTGAACGCACCCTGACCGACCTCAAGGATGAGTTCAGGATGGCCGTCATCGAAGGCGACCTGCAGACCGACAACGACGCCCAGCGCGTGGCCGCCACCGGCGCCCAGGCCGTGCAGATCAACACCGAGGGCGGCTGCCACCTGGATTCCGGCATGGTCATGGACGCGCTCAAGTCCATCGACACCGAGGGGCTGGACATCCTGTTCGTGGAAAACGTGGGCAACCTTGTCTGCCCGGCCGAGTTCAACGTGGGCGAGGACTACAAGGTCACGCTCCTGTCCGTGGCCGAGGGCGACGACAAGCCCGAAAAGTACCCGTTCATGTTCCACATCTCCGCAGTCATGCTGCTGAACAAGGTGGACCTGCTGCCCTACGTGGACTTCGACCTGGACAAGGCCAAGGCCCACGCCACCAAGCTGAACAAGGACATCAAGGTCATGCCCATCTCCGCCCGCACCGGCGAGAACATGGAGGCGTGGTATGAGTGGCTGCGCGAGAAGCGGGCCGAGAAGCTGTAA
- a CDS encoding sigma-54 interaction domain-containing protein encodes MSFPKNLPLEDVFASIADGLFTVDADWNVTYFNEAAERITGIPETEAVGRKCWDVFRSSLCDGNCAISACMDSGKPIVNKSIFIVRSDGTTLPVSISASTLRDGDGNMVGGVETFRDLTEIHATRRQAKDIYRFENIVGRSPGLEKIFAILPRISDSEATTLLLGESGTGKELFARAIHNLSPRKNGPFIAVNCGALPETLLESELFGYKAGAFTDARKDKPGRFQLANSGTIFLDEIGDMPGKLQVKLLRFLQDKMYEPLGGVEPVKADVRVVAATNRNLERAVAEGSFRQDLFYRLNVVTLTLPPLSARQEDLPLLISHFLAEFEASQGKGILGVSEDALQVLMHHGYPGNVRELENILEYAFILCTGGFIQVEHLPEYLQPGQPDRSGPDPLRGTMDDIKRRAARQAVKRNNGKKMAACRELSITKDTLRRLLTPPGKGK; translated from the coding sequence ATGTCCTTCCCGAAAAACCTGCCCCTTGAAGACGTGTTCGCCTCCATCGCCGACGGGCTGTTCACCGTGGACGCCGACTGGAACGTCACCTACTTCAACGAGGCTGCCGAACGCATCACCGGCATCCCCGAGACCGAGGCCGTGGGCCGCAAGTGCTGGGACGTGTTCCGCTCCTCGCTGTGCGACGGGAACTGCGCCATCTCCGCCTGCATGGACAGCGGCAAGCCCATCGTGAACAAGTCCATCTTCATCGTGCGCTCTGATGGCACCACCCTGCCGGTGTCCATCTCCGCCTCCACCCTGCGCGACGGCGACGGCAACATGGTCGGCGGCGTGGAGACCTTCCGCGACCTGACCGAAATCCACGCCACCCGGCGACAGGCCAAGGACATCTACCGGTTCGAAAACATCGTGGGCCGCAGCCCGGGCCTGGAAAAGATATTCGCCATCCTGCCGCGCATCAGCGACTCCGAGGCCACCACCCTGCTGCTGGGCGAATCAGGAACCGGCAAGGAGTTGTTCGCCCGGGCCATCCACAACCTGAGCCCGCGCAAGAACGGGCCGTTCATCGCCGTGAACTGCGGCGCCCTGCCCGAGACGCTGCTGGAATCCGAGCTGTTCGGCTACAAGGCGGGCGCGTTCACCGACGCGCGAAAGGACAAGCCGGGCCGGTTCCAGCTGGCCAACAGCGGCACCATCTTTCTGGACGAGATCGGGGATATGCCGGGCAAGCTCCAGGTCAAGCTGCTGCGCTTCCTCCAGGACAAGATGTACGAGCCGCTGGGCGGCGTGGAGCCGGTAAAGGCAGACGTGCGCGTGGTGGCGGCCACCAACCGCAACCTGGAACGGGCCGTGGCCGAAGGGTCCTTCCGCCAGGACCTGTTCTACCGCCTCAACGTGGTCACCCTGACCCTGCCGCCGCTCTCGGCCAGACAGGAGGACCTGCCGCTCCTGATCAGCCACTTCCTGGCCGAGTTCGAGGCCAGCCAGGGGAAGGGCATCCTGGGCGTGAGCGAGGACGCTCTCCAGGTGCTCATGCATCACGGCTACCCCGGAAACGTGCGCGAGCTGGAGAACATCCTGGAATACGCCTTCATCCTCTGCACGGGCGGCTTCATCCAGGTGGAACACCTGCCCGAATATCTCCAGCCCGGCCAGCCCGACCGGTCCGGCCCCGACCCCCTGCGCGGGACCATGGACGATATCAAGCGCCGGGCCGCCCGGCAGGCTGTGAAACGGAACAACGGCAAGAAAATGGCCGCCTGCCGCGAGCTCTCCATCACCAAGGACACCCTCCGCCGACTGCTCACCCCTCCCGGAAAGGGCAAATAA
- a CDS encoding Mrp/NBP35 family ATP-binding protein: MSGCEGCASAAPDGSCSSESGCTNPDEKLNKTLSRIKHKIVVMSGKGGVGKSTVAANIAVALSLAGKKVGLLDVDVHGPSVPRLLSLKGKQPHMGDQVMEPVPWSKNLSVMSLGFMLPDDRQAVIWRGPVKMGLIKQFVEDVMWGDLDYLIVDCPPGTGDEPLSTLQTLGPTAIGVIVTTPQGVAIDDVRRSVSFVGEVGNRVLGIVENMSGFACPNCGTVHDIFKSGGGEELAKEAGVRFLGRIPLDPEVATSGDEGYPFMKVHRETVTGKAFEQVIEPMLNLPDPPKAD; the protein is encoded by the coding sequence ATGAGCGGTTGTGAAGGCTGCGCGTCCGCAGCACCCGACGGTTCCTGCTCCAGCGAGAGCGGGTGCACCAATCCCGATGAGAAACTGAACAAGACCCTGTCCCGCATCAAGCACAAGATCGTGGTCATGTCCGGCAAGGGCGGCGTGGGCAAGTCCACCGTGGCCGCCAACATCGCCGTGGCCCTGTCCCTGGCCGGCAAGAAGGTCGGCCTGCTCGACGTGGACGTGCACGGCCCCAGCGTACCGCGCCTCCTCTCCCTCAAGGGCAAGCAGCCCCATATGGGTGATCAGGTCATGGAGCCTGTTCCCTGGTCCAAGAACCTGTCCGTCATGTCCCTGGGCTTCATGCTCCCGGATGACCGCCAGGCCGTTATCTGGCGCGGCCCGGTCAAGATGGGGCTGATCAAGCAGTTCGTGGAAGACGTCATGTGGGGCGACCTGGACTACCTGATCGTGGACTGTCCCCCCGGCACCGGCGACGAGCCGCTGTCCACCCTGCAGACGCTGGGACCCACAGCCATCGGCGTCATCGTCACCACCCCCCAGGGCGTGGCCATCGACGACGTGCGCCGCTCCGTGTCCTTCGTGGGCGAGGTGGGCAACCGCGTGCTCGGCATCGTGGAAAACATGTCCGGGTTCGCCTGTCCCAACTGCGGCACGGTGCACGACATCTTCAAGTCCGGCGGCGGCGAGGAGCTTGCCAAGGAAGCGGGCGTCCGGTTCCTGGGCCGCATCCCCCTCGACCCTGAGGTGGCCACCTCCGGCGACGAGGGCTACCCGTTCATGAAGGTCCACCGCGAGACCGTCACGGGCAAGGCCTTCGAGCAGGTCATCGAACCCATGCTCAATCTTCCGGACCCGCCGAAAGCAGATTAG
- a CDS encoding HD-GYP domain-containing protein, with protein sequence MPTRKNVQGDKPAGGTSCSLDSTHFVTTVLHQFAESLGTAIDAKDPHTSMHSDEVAEVSHALALTMGLSPREADIIHVAAHLHDIGKIGVPDAVLRKQGALNTKEWQAIRRHPELGANILKPVAALRDLGVVDMVLHHHERWDGKGYPARLRGVQIPLGARIISLADSLSAMLQNRPYRNAMDFTKAHDEILRCSATQFDPSVVIAFRKSADTILKMVSYLSNKEQAA encoded by the coding sequence ATGCCGACCCGGAAAAACGTCCAGGGTGACAAACCCGCTGGTGGGACGTCGTGCTCACTCGATTCCACCCACTTCGTGACCACCGTGCTGCATCAGTTCGCCGAGTCCCTGGGCACGGCCATAGACGCCAAGGACCCGCACACATCCATGCATTCCGACGAGGTGGCCGAAGTTTCCCACGCCCTGGCCCTGACCATGGGGCTCTCCCCGCGCGAGGCGGACATCATCCACGTGGCGGCGCACCTGCACGACATCGGCAAGATCGGGGTGCCCGACGCGGTCCTCCGCAAGCAGGGGGCCCTGAACACCAAGGAGTGGCAGGCCATACGCAGGCACCCGGAGCTGGGGGCCAACATCCTCAAGCCCGTGGCCGCATTGCGCGACCTCGGCGTCGTGGACATGGTCCTGCATCACCATGAACGCTGGGACGGCAAGGGCTACCCGGCCCGGCTCAGGGGGGTGCAGATTCCCCTGGGTGCACGGATCATCTCCCTGGCGGACTCCCTGTCCGCCATGCTGCAAAACCGTCCCTACCGAAACGCCATGGATTTCACGAAGGCGCATGACGAGATTCTTCGCTGTTCCGCCACGCAATTCGACCCATCCGTGGTGATCGCTTTCAGGAAGTCGGCGGACACCATTCTGAAGATGGTTTCCTACCTGTCCAACAAGGAACAGGCCGCATAA
- a CDS encoding tetratricopeptide repeat protein: protein MSSLKILGMLNRAGMDAFNEGRTEDALFQLIQADRLAQSMESPLHGAKVRNNIGLVHQGAGNHEAALACFRVAAQEAVRGAGEGNVLHKAIARNLNRLEAEVTGQGA from the coding sequence ATGAGCAGTTTGAAAATACTCGGCATGTTGAACCGGGCCGGAATGGATGCCTTCAACGAGGGGAGGACCGAGGACGCCCTGTTTCAGCTGATCCAGGCGGACCGGCTGGCGCAGTCCATGGAGTCGCCCCTGCACGGGGCAAAGGTGCGCAACAACATCGGCCTGGTGCATCAGGGTGCAGGCAATCACGAAGCGGCCCTGGCCTGCTTTCGGGTGGCCGCGCAGGAAGCCGTCAGGGGCGCGGGCGAGGGGAATGTCCTGCACAAGGCCATCGCCCGGAACCTGAATCGGCTCGAGGCCGAAGTGACGGGGCAGGGCGCGTAG
- a CDS encoding DUF47 domain-containing protein produces the protein MSLRLPFFGLLASRSPMDGLTEHYDKIAECIAAIDDSLECYVSGGVCREFEELTKAVDEIENHADSIKRNIRNHLPKGLFMAVEKSLFLSYTKSQDNILDSAQDALHWLAMRKVIIPEDVQKDLIYLLDSIAKCTVLLGPALKSTIALIHGESLDREGTKECYRKVRRERDEVRRRKNALQQKIYDKDIDFKDIYQLIHFVDCLDKMGHDTENCAELLRAMIAR, from the coding sequence ATGTCATTGAGACTCCCCTTTTTCGGTTTGCTCGCCAGCCGGTCCCCCATGGACGGTTTGACCGAGCACTATGACAAGATCGCCGAGTGCATCGCGGCCATCGACGACTCCCTGGAATGCTACGTGTCCGGCGGCGTGTGTCGCGAGTTCGAGGAGCTGACCAAGGCAGTGGACGAGATCGAGAACCACGCCGACTCCATCAAGCGCAACATCCGCAACCATCTGCCCAAAGGGCTGTTCATGGCCGTGGAGAAGTCGCTTTTCCTCTCCTACACCAAGAGCCAGGACAATATCCTCGACTCCGCCCAGGACGCCCTGCATTGGCTGGCCATGCGCAAGGTCATCATCCCCGAGGACGTGCAGAAGGACCTGATCTATCTGCTCGACTCCATAGCCAAGTGCACGGTGCTCCTCGGCCCGGCCCTCAAGTCCACCATCGCGCTCATCCACGGCGAGTCCCTGGACCGCGAAGGGACCAAGGAGTGCTACCGCAAGGTCCGCCGCGAGCGCGACGAGGTGCGCCGCCGCAAGAACGCGTTGCAGCAGAAAATCTACGACAAGGATATAGATTTCAAGGATATCTACCAGCTTATCCACTTTGTGGACTGCCTGGACAAGATGGGGCATGACACCGAGAATTGCGCTGAATTGCTGCGCGCAATGATCGCGCGGTAA
- a CDS encoding inorganic phosphate transporter, with translation MDIYDLFLYMSLGAGFLMAFNLGANDVANSMASAVGARAITIRQAVFIAGILNFVGAVFLGSHVTATISKGIINPEAITDPKIIMIGMFAALLAAALWVLVATLTSLPVSSTHSIVGAITGFGLIAGGPNVVNWLKMGGIVLSWVISPFFAAAIAYFIFTHIRKYILFKRDFIHQAKKWAPIWVAITLAMISLSFLYKTPAGKSLHLHWVASLGVAAFLSFLAWLVARYFAAKIILDEEEGAEGVERIFRKMQVGTSCYVALSQGANDVANAIGPVAAIYLIAKEHVLLSKAEVPWPMLVLGGVGIAVGIGLLGHKVMATVGQKITTLTNTRGFAVDFGAASTVLVASNLGLPVSTTHAAVGGVVGVGLARGFHAVDFRVLLRIVAYWVATVPIAALTSIVIFVLLKWLCYS, from the coding sequence ATGGATATATACGATCTGTTCCTTTACATGTCGCTGGGGGCGGGCTTCCTCATGGCCTTCAACCTCGGCGCGAACGACGTGGCGAATTCCATGGCCTCGGCCGTGGGTGCCCGGGCGATCACGATCAGGCAGGCCGTGTTCATCGCCGGCATCCTGAACTTCGTCGGCGCGGTTTTCCTGGGTTCGCATGTGACCGCCACCATCAGCAAGGGGATCATCAACCCCGAGGCCATCACCGATCCCAAGATCATCATGATCGGCATGTTCGCGGCGCTCCTGGCCGCGGCCCTGTGGGTGCTGGTGGCCACGCTGACATCGTTGCCGGTCTCGTCCACCCACTCCATCGTCGGGGCCATCACCGGCTTCGGCCTCATCGCGGGCGGCCCGAATGTGGTCAACTGGCTCAAGATGGGCGGCATCGTCCTGTCATGGGTCATTTCGCCGTTCTTTGCCGCAGCCATCGCCTATTTCATCTTCACGCACATCAGGAAGTACATCCTGTTCAAGCGGGATTTCATCCACCAGGCAAAGAAGTGGGCACCCATCTGGGTGGCCATCACCCTGGCCATGATCTCCCTGTCCTTCCTGTACAAGACCCCGGCGGGCAAATCGCTCCACCTGCACTGGGTCGCTTCGCTGGGCGTGGCCGCGTTCCTGTCCTTCCTGGCCTGGCTGGTCGCCCGGTATTTCGCGGCCAAGATCATTCTGGACGAGGAAGAGGGTGCCGAGGGCGTCGAGCGGATATTCCGCAAGATGCAGGTCGGCACCTCCTGCTACGTGGCCCTGTCCCAGGGTGCCAACGACGTGGCCAACGCCATCGGGCCGGTGGCCGCCATCTACCTCATCGCCAAGGAGCACGTGCTGTTGTCCAAGGCCGAGGTGCCTTGGCCCATGCTGGTGCTCGGCGGCGTGGGCATCGCCGTGGGTATCGGCCTGCTCGGCCATAAGGTCATGGCCACCGTGGGCCAGAAGATCACCACCCTGACCAACACGCGCGGTTTTGCGGTGGACTTCGGGGCCGCGTCCACCGTGCTGGTGGCGTCCAACCTGGGACTGCCCGTGTCCACCACCCACGCGGCCGTAGGCGGCGTGGTCGGCGTCGGCCTGGCCCGCGGGTTCCACGCCGTGGACTTCCGCGTGCTGCTCCGGATCGTGGCCTACTGGGTGGCCACGGTTCCCATTGCCGCCCTGACCAGCATCGTTATCTTTGTGCTGCTCAAGTGGTTGTGTTACAGCTAA
- a CDS encoding sensor histidine kinase yields the protein MRLGSFQMRILLWTWALLLAVLGVIFFYSTSIVEEELIADTEIRSRSEIESIKWLIRDHQSFADEREFSEWVDAFGYSLGSRITYIVDGRVIADSDVLFGDLGNLDDHSSRPEVMAALQSGWGANVRHSDTLSKDMLYVASKMEASSGVPEGVIRLAVSFSKVGERLSLLRRNFLWIFVITFGVALVISIVMSHNMGREILAFSGLARAIGEGDYSKRLRRVPGGEFKPLAESVNAMAQSIERNMQLVSDQKGQLQAIFQGMHEGVLTLDSEGRIESFNPALDKMFNMPESSVGRTPIEVSRRFEIQDLVDSILADADNGSSSVQIDLSDSRTVEVKAEAYRDQNGVRKIILVFHDITEMKQSEKGLKDFVANASHQLRTPLTSIKGYTETLIDMPPANPEDSKGFLQTVLKNADHMDKVISSMLALAKSEQMGKRLERVPVSGREHLSRAVNDLTPWAAEKDVVIETRTPEGEMMVMGETDGLLHVFHNLLNNAVKYSPMGGRITVFAEDDGESIVFCVEDQGPGISRELSTKVFERFYRVDENTIDGSGSAGLGLAICRRIVKNFGGEIWHDGYGEDVRGARFCFRLDKPA from the coding sequence ATGAGGCTCGGCTCCTTTCAGATGCGTATCCTTTTATGGACGTGGGCGCTTTTGCTCGCGGTCCTGGGCGTGATCTTTTTCTATTCCACCTCCATCGTGGAAGAAGAGTTGATCGCGGATACCGAAATCCGTTCCAGAAGCGAGATCGAGTCCATCAAGTGGCTCATCAGGGATCATCAGAGCTTTGCCGATGAGCGGGAGTTCTCCGAATGGGTGGACGCCTTCGGCTACAGCCTCGGCTCGCGCATCACCTACATCGTGGACGGGCGGGTCATTGCCGATTCCGACGTCCTGTTCGGCGACCTGGGCAACCTCGACGACCACTCCTCCCGGCCGGAGGTCATGGCCGCCCTGCAAAGCGGCTGGGGGGCCAACGTCCGCCACTCCGACACCCTGAGCAAGGACATGCTCTACGTGGCTTCGAAGATGGAGGCTTCCTCCGGCGTGCCCGAAGGCGTGATCCGGCTGGCCGTGTCCTTTTCCAAGGTGGGCGAGCGGCTGAGCCTGTTGCGCCGGAACTTCCTGTGGATATTCGTCATCACCTTCGGCGTGGCCCTGGTCATCAGCATCGTCATGTCCCACAACATGGGTCGGGAAATCCTGGCCTTTTCCGGCCTGGCCCGGGCCATCGGCGAAGGTGACTATTCCAAGCGGCTGCGCCGGGTCCCGGGCGGCGAGTTCAAGCCCCTGGCCGAGTCGGTCAACGCCATGGCCCAGTCCATCGAGCGCAACATGCAACTGGTCAGCGACCAGAAGGGGCAGCTCCAGGCCATCTTCCAGGGCATGCACGAGGGCGTGCTGACCCTGGACAGCGAGGGGCGCATCGAGTCCTTCAACCCGGCGCTGGACAAGATGTTCAACATGCCGGAGTCCTCCGTCGGCAGGACGCCCATCGAGGTCTCCCGGCGGTTCGAGATACAGGATCTGGTGGACTCCATCCTGGCCGACGCCGACAACGGTTCGAGTTCCGTGCAGATAGACCTGTCCGACTCGCGGACCGTGGAGGTCAAGGCCGAGGCGTACCGGGACCAGAACGGGGTGCGCAAAATCATCCTCGTCTTCCATGACATCACCGAGATGAAGCAGAGCGAGAAGGGACTCAAGGATTTCGTGGCCAACGCCTCGCATCAGCTGCGCACGCCGCTGACCTCCATCAAGGGCTACACCGAGACGCTCATCGACATGCCCCCGGCCAATCCCGAGGACTCCAAGGGGTTCCTGCAGACCGTGCTCAAGAACGCGGACCATATGGACAAGGTCATCTCCTCCATGCTCGCCCTGGCCAAGTCCGAGCAGATGGGCAAACGGCTGGAGCGGGTGCCGGTGTCCGGTCGCGAGCACCTTTCGCGGGCGGTCAACGACCTGACGCCGTGGGCCGCCGAGAAGGACGTGGTCATCGAGACCCGCACCCCCGAGGGCGAGATGATGGTCATGGGCGAGACCGACGGGCTGCTGCACGTCTTCCACAATCTGCTCAACAACGCCGTGAAGTACAGCCCCATGGGCGGTCGCATCACGGTCTTTGCCGAGGACGACGGCGAATCCATCGTCTTCTGCGTGGAGGACCAGGGCCCCGGGATCTCGCGCGAACTTTCGACCAAGGTGTTCGAACGGTTCTACCGGGTGGACGAGAACACCATCGACGGATCGGGCAGCGCAGGGCTGGGGCTTGCCATCTGCCGCCGCATAGTGAAAAATTTCGGCGGGGAAATCTGGCACGACGGATACGGCGAGGACGTCCGCGGAGCGCGCTTCTGCTTCCGCCTGGACAAACCGGCGTGA
- the alr gene encoding alanine racemase produces the protein MIDYNKLRVRINPDNLRHNYRIYRKLHDNVIPVIKSDAYGHGLAETCRALEPEGVITFAVGFVNEAVKLRGIGCKTRILALLGPQDDADVEALWQHDVLAAISHIDQLKKVAAAAAANGPLDIGLKFDTGMRRLGFLPGELDAAMEVIKGSGLNPVMASSHLASADVPGHKDNVEGQIATFESMVGWLTAAGFDVEANIANSAGALAFERSRMGSLRQGITLYGGNPFSGSELESLGREFRPAMEVTAPVMQVHELKKGESISYGWTFTADRDSVVAVVGVGYADNYSRGLSNTGEMLIHGKRAPIRGRVCMQMTAVDVTEHMREGHAVGAGDRAFLLGGPGPDAITPKELAGWWGTIDYEVFCLLGMNPREYI, from the coding sequence ATGATCGATTACAACAAATTGCGCGTTCGGATCAACCCGGACAACCTGCGCCACAATTACCGAATCTACCGGAAGCTTCACGACAACGTCATCCCGGTCATCAAGTCCGACGCCTACGGGCACGGACTGGCCGAGACCTGCCGGGCCCTGGAGCCCGAGGGCGTGATCACCTTTGCGGTCGGTTTCGTCAACGAGGCGGTCAAGCTGCGCGGGATCGGGTGCAAGACCCGCATCCTGGCCCTGCTCGGTCCCCAGGACGACGCCGACGTGGAGGCCCTGTGGCAGCATGACGTGCTGGCGGCCATCTCCCATATCGACCAGTTGAAAAAGGTGGCTGCCGCCGCTGCGGCCAACGGGCCGCTGGACATCGGGCTCAAGTTCGACACCGGCATGCGTCGGCTGGGGTTCCTGCCCGGCGAGCTGGACGCGGCCATGGAGGTCATCAAGGGGTCCGGGCTCAATCCGGTCATGGCCTCTTCCCACCTGGCGTCGGCGGATGTGCCCGGGCACAAGGACAATGTGGAAGGGCAGATCGCCACTTTCGAGTCCATGGTCGGCTGGTTGACCGCAGCCGGATTCGACGTGGAGGCCAATATCGCCAATTCCGCCGGGGCCCTGGCCTTTGAGCGGAGCCGGATGGGTTCCCTGCGCCAGGGCATCACCCTGTACGGCGGCAACCCGTTCTCGGGCTCCGAACTGGAATCCCTGGGCCGGGAGTTCCGGCCCGCCATGGAGGTCACCGCGCCGGTCATGCAGGTCCACGAGCTGAAAAAGGGCGAGTCCATCAGCTACGGCTGGACCTTCACGGCGGACCGCGACTCGGTGGTGGCCGTCGTCGGCGTGGGCTATGCCGACAACTACTCGCGCGGCCTGTCCAATACGGGCGAGATGCTCATCCACGGAAAACGGGCGCCCATCAGGGGGCGGGTCTGCATGCAGATGACCGCGGTTGACGTCACCGAACATATGCGCGAAGGTCACGCCGTCGGAGCCGGGGACAGGGCCTTTCTTCTGGGCGGACCGGGACCGGACGCCATCACCCCCAAGGAATTGGCAGGGTGGTGGGGAACCATCGACTACGAGGTGTTCTGCCTGCTGGGCATGAACCCGAGAGAGTATATTTAA